Genomic segment of Nilaparvata lugens isolate BPH chromosome 6, ASM1435652v1, whole genome shotgun sequence:
ATACTTGCTCGGCCGGACTAACTAGGAGTAGTCTAATTAGAACTCATGGGAATTATGTACGCGCTGTGCTGGTCACTTTCACTGCCACCAGCTTAATGCAACTTCAATTGTTCAAGTAAACACCTGAGTGTTTACATATAAAAAACTTCAAGTGTAGCGGTAGTAACGTTTTCATTGAGAActattcattatttgtcttaATAAGCTAACTCAGTCTTCATAAATTTATCGGATATCAACACGATTTTCAATGGATTTTTTCTGTTGCAGATGGCTGATCATCACTTCCAATTTCCATTGTCTCCAGTCACGTGATAACATGCAATGGAATCAGGGATTATCGCCAGCAGCCTTGTGATAACTGAAACCGCAAATCGTCACTCCATGTATGATGAAAGATAGAATGTCTCCTTTTGGACGTAAAAAGACAGGGAAATCTTTCCCGGTCAAGGTGTGCACTCTCGATGCCGAGCTGGAGTTCAACCTGGAGTGGCGGGCGACGGGCCGCGACCTTTTCGACCTTGTTTGCCGCACCATTGGACTCAGAGAGACCTGGTATTTCGGTCTGCAGTACGAGGACTCGGTCGGATTTATTGCCTGGCTGAAATTGGATAAAAAAGTTCAAGACCAGACAGTTCCTCAGCAACCGACCACTACGTTTATGTTTCTGGCCAAATTTTACCCAGAAGATGTTGCCGAAGAGTTGGTACAAGAGGTCACTCAACACCTGTTTTTCCTACAGGTTAAACAGGCGATATTATCCATGGACATCTATTGCCCACCAGAAGCCTCTGTACTGTTAGCTTCTTATGCAGTTCAAGCAAAGTATGGGGACTTTGATGAAACCACTTACAAGCCCGGAATGCTTGCCAGTGAAGATTTGTTGCCGCAAAGAGTCATTGACCAGTATCAGATGACTCCTGAAATGTGGGAGGATAGGATCAAGATATGGTATGCGGATCATCGCGGAATGTCTCGAGATGAAGCTGAAATGGAATACCTAAAAATTGCCGAAGATTTAGATATGTATGGTGTCAATTATTTTCCCATTAGTAATAAAAAAGGAACTGATTTGTGGTTAGGTGTCACGGCACTTGGGTTAAATATGTAcgaaaaggaaaataaattaacacCTAAGACAACTTTCCCATGGTCGGAAATTCGACATGTAGGTTTTGATGATAAGAAATTCATCATCAAACCTGTTGATAAATCGGCTCCAAACTGTGTATTTTTCACGTCCAAAGTTAGAATGAACAAGTTGATTCTAGATCTATGCATGGGCAATCATGACTTGTTCATGAGAAGGAGGAAGCCAGATTCAATGGAGGTGCAGCAAATGAAGACACAAGCAAAAGAGGAAAAGTTCAGAAGGCAGATGGAGAGGAATAAGCTGGCCAGGGAGAAACAGTTGCGGGAAGCAGCTGAGAGAGA
This window contains:
- the LOC111048404 gene encoding merlin, whose amino-acid sequence is MMKDRMSPFGRKKTGKSFPVKVCTLDAELEFNLEWRATGRDLFDLVCRTIGLRETWYFGLQYEDSVGFIAWLKLDKKVQDQTVPQQPTTTFMFLAKFYPEDVAEELVQEVTQHLFFLQVKQAILSMDIYCPPEASVLLASYAVQAKYGDFDETTYKPGMLASEDLLPQRVIDQYQMTPEMWEDRIKIWYADHRGMSRDEAEMEYLKIAEDLDMYGVNYFPISNKKGTDLWLGVTALGLNMYEKENKLTPKTTFPWSEIRHVGFDDKKFIIKPVDKSAPNCVFFTSKVRMNKLILDLCMGNHDLFMRRRKPDSMEVQQMKTQAKEEKFRRQMERNKLAREKQLREAAEREKAAMEQRLLQYQEENRLANEALRRSEETADLLAEKSRVAEEEAMLLSRKATEAEQEITRIRLSAMKTEEEKVHLERKTREAEQLTARLVDESERRAAEAKRLKDELMRARLAEKTAKEKLLEFLSRNTYSSLSSLYPEPVSTAADSTPYSNGSVDPLLDMGVTSPTYDPIVDSDMERLSLEIEKERVDYWKKSKHLQDQLRDLRSEIEVLKVGEKQNEMDALHSEQVRLGENKYSTLRKVKSGSTKSRVAFFEEL